One stretch of Hevea brasiliensis isolate MT/VB/25A 57/8 chromosome 12, ASM3005281v1, whole genome shotgun sequence DNA includes these proteins:
- the LOC131171187 gene encoding uncharacterized protein LOC131171187 has translation MAANSNSSTPTPNPTPPNAQPETPISSPNPQIPNPNPSSPPCHSSHSTPNPNNATQDTTPPSQKHTKFAPSAVYETRKRKKLVLHSSASPKQPRVVSPGPVSARTRSAAQNSISPQVSSAPIRVQSPLHHSPTVSQTAPAIPQSGNQVNSSYPWTFREFEMMKKYEALAKKKILATKYIDEHSLREIGLYESQQSQGIGQHTDTGPSSSHPPTTGQSDLLVFLKDLEAKIDRMSAAQQPISDANSDIVVALKALEAKVDTLSQNQAKLEKKIKKKFSSFRKKQKIHDKEMIDIYNKLTASFNQLYKRGQDIFKEMKAMVENLDTASEKSNEQAPAASNEPVPSTNEEDQPVV, from the exons ATGGCTGCTAATAGTAATTCTTCAACCCCAACACCAAACCCTACACCACCCAATGCTCAACCTGAAACACCCATTTCGTCCCCAAATCCCCAAATTCCCAATCCGAACCCTAGTTCTCCACCTTGCCATTCCTCTCATTCCACCCCTAATCCCAACAATGCTACCCAAGACACCACACCTCCCTCCCAAAAACACACCAAATTCGCCCCTTCAGCTGTATATGAGAcacgaaaaagaaagaaactagTTCTCCACTCCTCTGCTTCACCGAAACAGCCTAGAGTTGTTTCCCCAGGACCCGTTAGTGCCAGAACCCGCTCTGCTGCCCAAAATTCTATCTCACCGCAGGTTTCTTCTGCTCCAATTAGGGTCCAATCGCCCCTGCATCATTCACCAACAGTGTCTCAAACTGCTCCGGCTATCCCTCAATCTGGAAATCAGGTAAACTCATCTTACCCATGGACTTTTAGGGAATTTGAAATGATGAAAAAGTATGAGGCCCttgctaaaaagaaaattttagctaCCAAGTACATTGATGAACACAGTCTCAGGGAGATAGGGCTTTATGAATCT CAGCAATCACAGGGTATAGGACAGCATACTGATACTGGTCCTTCTAGCTCACACCCACCTACTACTGGACAATCGGACTTACTTGTTTTTCTTAAAGATTTGGAAGCAAAAATTGACAGAATGAGTGCAGCACAGCAGCCTATTTCTGATGCTAATTCTGATATTGTGGTTGCtttaaaagctttagaagctaaggTTGATACTCTTAGTCAGAATCAAGCCAAGCTtgagaaaaagattaaaaagaaGTTTTCTTCATTCAGGAAAAAACAGAAAATTCATGACAAAGAAATGATTGACATTTACAACAAGCTGACAGCCTCTTTTAACCAGCTGTACAAAAGAGGCCAAGACATTTTTAAAGAGATGAAGGCTATGGTAGAAAACCTGGATACTGCTTCTGAGAAATCCAATGAGCAAGCACCTGCAGCATCAAATGAGCCAGTGCCATCCACCAATGAAGAAGACCAACCAGTTGTTTAG